A single genomic interval of Microbacterium sp. LWO14-1.2 harbors:
- a CDS encoding ABC transporter permease codes for MPWRRRPAHDAAEPAVEDGPTSLVAGVAHADRFTFQDLVAEATSDIGSRPARLVMTILGTVLGIASLVATIGFAQTAAAQIASQFDGAAATRVVVQATEAQSGSQNKSVAAGRLPWDSPDRVELLAGVESATLLGEVELAEGETITAVPVNDPAAAAVASPRLFSASAELLDTAEGGLVTGRFFDRGHDQRADRVAVLGSRLAERMGINRVDSQPSVFIAGVAYAVVGIVDGMDRRSELLDAVIIPTGSARADFGLEAPSELDIRIDVGAGPQVAEQSVLALAPDDPESLEARAPSGSSDLSQSVQADVNVVFLILGVIALLAGGLGIANVTLLSVMERIGEIGLRRALGATRRQIGAQFMVESIVIGFIGGLIGSALGVVAVIVVAAVQGWTPVTDPLVAVAGAFLGALVGWGSGWYPARRAARIEPVAALRGG; via the coding sequence ATGCCATGGCGCAGACGGCCGGCGCACGACGCCGCGGAGCCCGCCGTCGAAGACGGACCGACCTCCCTCGTCGCCGGGGTGGCTCACGCGGACCGCTTCACGTTCCAGGATTTGGTCGCCGAGGCCACTTCCGACATCGGTTCGCGCCCGGCGCGGCTCGTCATGACGATCCTGGGCACCGTGCTCGGCATTGCCTCGCTCGTCGCGACCATCGGATTCGCGCAGACGGCGGCGGCTCAGATCGCGAGCCAGTTCGACGGCGCAGCCGCGACCCGTGTGGTCGTGCAGGCGACCGAGGCGCAGTCGGGGTCGCAGAACAAGAGCGTGGCCGCGGGGCGTCTGCCCTGGGACTCGCCCGACCGCGTCGAACTGCTGGCCGGTGTCGAGAGCGCGACACTGCTCGGCGAGGTGGAGCTCGCGGAGGGCGAGACGATCACTGCCGTGCCCGTCAACGACCCGGCGGCCGCAGCCGTCGCCTCGCCTCGTCTGTTCTCGGCATCCGCCGAACTGCTCGACACCGCGGAGGGCGGGCTCGTCACCGGGCGGTTCTTCGACCGCGGTCACGATCAGCGAGCCGACCGCGTCGCCGTGCTCGGCAGCCGTCTCGCAGAGCGCATGGGCATCAACCGCGTCGACTCGCAGCCCTCCGTCTTCATCGCGGGCGTGGCGTACGCGGTCGTCGGGATCGTCGACGGCATGGACCGGCGCAGCGAGCTCCTGGATGCCGTGATCATCCCGACCGGTTCGGCCAGAGCCGACTTCGGGCTCGAAGCGCCGTCGGAGCTCGACATCAGGATCGACGTCGGCGCGGGACCGCAGGTCGCCGAGCAGAGCGTGCTGGCGCTCGCGCCCGACGACCCGGAGAGCCTCGAAGCCCGCGCGCCGTCCGGATCGTCCGATCTCAGCCAGAGCGTCCAGGCGGACGTCAACGTCGTGTTCCTCATCCTCGGAGTCATCGCCCTCCTCGCCGGAGGTCTCGGCATCGCGAACGTCACCCTGCTGTCGGTCATGGAGCGGATCGGGGAGATCGGCCTGCGTCGCGCGCTCGGTGCGACCCGGCGTCAGATCGGCGCGCAGTTCATGGTCGAGTCGATCGTCATCGGGTTCATCGGCGGTCTGATCGGGTCCGCTCTCGGGGTGGTCGCGGTGATCGTCGTCGCCGCGGTGCAGGGCTGGACGCCGGTCACGGATCCGCTGGTCGCCGTCGCGGGAGCATTCCTCGGCGCTCTGGTCGGCTGGGGGTCGGGCTGGTACCCCGCTCGGCGCGCCGCGCGGATCGAACCGGTCGCAGCTCTGCGGGGCGGGTGA
- a CDS encoding ParA family protein has protein sequence MAEKAAKSRAKARKADETPLGPTGRPYHGFPTPEPLASHGPARIIALCNQKGGVGKTTTSINLAAALAEYGRKVLAVDFDPQGALSAGLGIQTHDVTTIYDLLLDTKRDAHEAIVHTSVDGLDVMPANIDLSAAEVHLVNEVARETILARVLRQVAGEYDVILIDCQPSLGLLTVNALTAAHGVIIPLECEFFALRGVALLIETIDKVRDRLNPSITMDGLLATMYDPRTLHSREVLERVVEAFGDDVLETVIGRTVKFPDASVSGVPITEFAPEHAAAQAYLRLARELVARGAVA, from the coding sequence GTGGCGGAGAAAGCGGCGAAGTCCAGGGCGAAGGCACGGAAGGCCGACGAGACACCCCTCGGACCGACCGGCCGGCCGTATCACGGGTTCCCCACCCCTGAGCCGCTGGCCTCGCACGGACCGGCTCGGATCATCGCCCTCTGCAACCAGAAGGGCGGCGTGGGCAAGACCACGACGTCGATCAACCTCGCCGCAGCCCTGGCGGAGTACGGCCGCAAGGTGCTCGCCGTCGACTTCGACCCGCAGGGCGCCCTGTCGGCGGGTCTCGGCATCCAGACGCACGACGTGACGACGATCTACGATCTGCTTCTCGACACCAAGCGCGATGCGCATGAGGCGATCGTGCACACGAGCGTCGACGGCCTCGACGTGATGCCCGCGAACATCGACCTCTCTGCCGCGGAGGTGCACCTCGTCAACGAGGTCGCCCGCGAGACGATCCTCGCGCGGGTGCTGCGTCAGGTCGCGGGGGAGTACGACGTCATCCTCATCGACTGCCAGCCGTCTCTCGGGCTGCTGACGGTGAACGCGTTGACCGCCGCTCACGGCGTCATCATCCCGCTCGAGTGCGAGTTCTTCGCGCTTCGCGGCGTCGCTCTGCTGATCGAGACGATCGACAAGGTGCGCGACCGTCTGAACCCCTCCATCACCATGGACGGACTGCTCGCGACGATGTACGACCCGCGCACGCTGCACTCGCGCGAGGTGCTGGAGCGTGTGGTCGAGGCGTTCGGCGACGACGTGCTCGAGACCGTCATCGGTCGAACCGTCAAGTTCCCCGACGCGTCCGTCTCCGGCGTCCCCATCACCGAGTTCGCTCCGGAGCACGCCGCCGCCCAGGCGTACCTGCGGCTGGCGCGGGAGCTGGTCGCCCGTGGCGCCGTCGCCTGA
- a CDS encoding ScpA family protein yields MSNFDGPFDLLLNLISKHEMDITEVSLSAVTNEFIAYLQHLDDDEELDQASEFLVVAATLLDMKVAGLLPQGELVDAEAVALLEARDLLFARLLQYRAFKEVSAWFARCLQREDRRHVRAVRLDEKHRTQTPELVWSLSVDDFAALALLAFAPKEIPHVGLDHLHAPLVSIREQAAIVVTLLRGAESLSFRELVSGIREPGIVVARFISVLELYRHAALSFEQLEPLGELTLRWAADSWSDETLASLGADYDR; encoded by the coding sequence CTGTCGAACTTCGACGGACCGTTCGACCTGCTGCTGAACCTCATCTCGAAGCACGAGATGGACATCACCGAGGTCTCGCTGAGCGCCGTCACGAACGAGTTCATCGCCTACCTGCAGCACCTCGACGACGACGAGGAACTCGATCAGGCATCGGAGTTCCTCGTCGTCGCAGCCACCCTCCTCGACATGAAGGTCGCCGGACTCCTCCCTCAGGGAGAGCTGGTGGATGCCGAGGCCGTGGCGCTCCTCGAAGCGCGCGACCTGCTGTTCGCGCGGCTGCTGCAGTACCGCGCCTTCAAGGAGGTGTCGGCCTGGTTCGCGCGCTGCCTGCAGCGGGAGGATCGCCGGCACGTCAGGGCGGTCAGGCTCGACGAGAAGCACCGCACGCAGACCCCCGAGCTCGTGTGGTCGCTGAGCGTCGACGACTTCGCGGCTCTCGCTCTGCTGGCCTTCGCGCCGAAGGAGATCCCGCACGTCGGCCTCGACCATCTGCATGCTCCGCTCGTCAGCATCCGCGAACAGGCGGCGATCGTCGTCACGCTGCTGCGCGGCGCGGAGTCGCTGAGCTTCCGCGAGCTGGTGTCCGGCATCCGCGAGCCGGGCATCGTCGTGGCCCGGTTCATCTCCGTGCTGGAGCTGTACCGGCACGCTGCGCTGAGCTTCGAACAACTGGAACCGCTCGGCGAGCTGACGCTGCGCTGGGCCGCCGACTCCTGGTCGGACGAGACACTCGCGAGCCTGGGGGCCGACTATGACCGATGA
- the scpB gene encoding SMC-Scp complex subunit ScpB has translation MTDDLTAPAEQEAVDRTAPTETPLAERIEAILLIIDEPIGLVALAAAVGSPVPAVRQTIEALVEDYDGRGAGPRRGFELREVGGGWRLYVREDHDSLVAEFVGGQAPARLSQAALETLAVIAYKQPVTRSQVASIRAVNVDSVVRTLLARGLITELFADSETGAINYGTTDALLQHLGINSLDELPPISPLLDDGADGFDEGVVR, from the coding sequence ATGACCGATGACCTGACCGCACCGGCCGAGCAGGAGGCGGTGGACCGGACGGCTCCCACCGAGACTCCGCTGGCCGAGCGGATCGAGGCGATTCTGCTGATCATCGACGAGCCCATCGGCCTGGTCGCCCTGGCTGCGGCCGTCGGATCGCCCGTGCCGGCCGTACGACAGACGATCGAGGCGCTGGTCGAGGACTACGACGGCCGGGGTGCCGGTCCGCGGCGCGGCTTCGAGCTGCGCGAGGTGGGCGGTGGCTGGCGTCTGTACGTGCGCGAAGACCACGACTCCCTCGTCGCCGAGTTCGTCGGCGGTCAGGCACCCGCACGGCTGTCGCAGGCGGCTCTCGAGACCCTCGCGGTCATCGCCTACAAGCAGCCCGTCACGCGCAGCCAGGTGGCGTCGATCCGGGCCGTCAACGTCGATTCGGTCGTGCGCACGCTCCTCGCACGAGGACTGATCACCGAGCTCTTCGCCGACTCGGAGACGGGCGCGATCAACTACGGCACCACCGACGCGCTGCTGCAGCACCTCGGGATCAACTCGCTCGACGAGCTGCCCCCGATCTCGCCGCTGCTCGACGACGGCGCCGATGGTTTCGATGAAGGAGTGGTCCGGTGA
- a CDS encoding pseudouridine synthase, whose product MTGFSPDSAPEGVRLQKVLAAAGVASRRVVEQYIVEGRIRVNGRAVTELGTRIDPETDLVDVDGTAVQLDVSKRYVMLNKPTGVVSSMRDESGRPDLRRFTKDFEERLYNVGRLDAETSGLLVLTNDGELAHVLAHPSFGVTKVYIAKVDGAVTAQTISKLTKGIELEDGPIVADKARLLDTSRGSSLVELTLHSGRNRIVRRMMAAVGHPVTELVRRQFGPLHLGTLPAGRTRELTKIELGALLTLARRDSGVAAAPGEQQENE is encoded by the coding sequence ATGACCGGCTTTTCCCCCGACAGCGCACCCGAAGGTGTCCGACTGCAGAAGGTGCTCGCCGCGGCGGGGGTCGCATCCCGCCGGGTCGTGGAGCAGTACATCGTCGAGGGGCGGATCCGTGTGAACGGCCGCGCCGTGACCGAGCTGGGAACGCGCATCGACCCGGAGACCGATCTCGTCGACGTCGACGGGACGGCCGTGCAGCTCGATGTGTCCAAGCGCTACGTCATGCTCAACAAGCCGACGGGTGTCGTCAGCAGCATGCGCGACGAGAGCGGCCGCCCCGACCTCCGCCGTTTCACGAAGGACTTCGAGGAGCGCCTGTACAACGTCGGCCGCCTCGACGCCGAGACCAGCGGTCTGCTCGTGCTCACGAACGACGGCGAGCTCGCCCACGTCCTCGCGCACCCGTCGTTCGGCGTCACCAAGGTGTACATCGCCAAGGTCGACGGAGCGGTCACTGCGCAGACGATCTCGAAGCTCACGAAGGGGATCGAGCTGGAGGACGGTCCGATCGTCGCCGACAAGGCGCGGCTCCTGGACACCTCCCGCGGGTCGAGCCTCGTCGAGCTCACCCTGCACTCCGGTCGCAACCGGATCGTGCGTCGCATGATGGCGGCAGTGGGACATCCCGTCACCGAGCTCGTTCGCCGCCAGTTCGGCCCGCTGCACCTGGGAACCCTCCCGGCCGGCCGCACGCGTGAACTGACTAAAATCGAACTCGGTGCGCTGCTGACTCTGGCGCGCCGTGATTCCGGTGTCGCCGCGGCGCCAGGCGAGCAGCAGGAGAACGAGTGA
- a CDS encoding prephenate dehydrogenase, whose translation MSAPRVATRLSGTVRIVGAGLLGASIGHALRAKGVDVVLADTSPAQLRLAIDYGAGRAATDADTPALVVVAVPPDVTADVIEAELARFPEAVVTDVASVKLEPFAALQKRGVDITRYIGSHPLAGRERGGAISARADLFIGRPWVVCRDGDTKASDLALVEALALDVGAMPLEMTPEEHDRSVALTSHVPQVVASLLAARLAVADEGALRLSGQGVRDTTRIAASAPELWVQILGANAGPVVEILDALADDLREVSDALRAPDAPGARRVVAETIKQGNDGVERLPGKHGQNHRFESLVVMVDDTAGQLGRLFGELGELGVNVEDLRLEHSPGAQFGLAEISVDPAALHGAITGLQERGWRIAGATND comes from the coding sequence GTGTCCGCGCCGCGCGTCGCGACCCGTCTGTCGGGCACCGTGCGCATCGTCGGCGCCGGCCTGCTCGGCGCGAGCATCGGGCACGCCCTCCGGGCGAAGGGCGTCGACGTCGTGCTCGCCGACACGTCTCCGGCTCAGCTGCGTCTCGCGATCGACTACGGCGCCGGTCGGGCTGCGACGGATGCCGACACCCCCGCGCTCGTCGTGGTGGCTGTACCGCCCGACGTCACTGCGGATGTGATCGAGGCGGAACTCGCACGGTTCCCCGAGGCCGTGGTCACGGATGTCGCGAGCGTGAAGCTGGAGCCGTTCGCCGCCCTGCAGAAGCGCGGCGTCGACATCACCCGCTACATCGGCTCCCACCCGCTCGCCGGTCGGGAGCGCGGCGGAGCGATCTCCGCGCGAGCCGACCTGTTCATCGGGCGACCGTGGGTCGTCTGCCGAGACGGGGACACGAAGGCCTCCGACCTCGCTCTCGTCGAGGCTCTCGCTTTGGACGTCGGCGCCATGCCTCTCGAGATGACACCGGAGGAGCACGACCGGTCGGTCGCGCTCACATCGCACGTGCCGCAGGTCGTCGCGAGCCTGCTCGCCGCGCGGCTCGCCGTCGCCGACGAGGGCGCGCTGCGTCTGTCGGGTCAGGGCGTGCGCGACACGACGCGCATCGCGGCATCCGCGCCCGAGCTGTGGGTGCAGATCCTCGGCGCGAACGCCGGACCGGTCGTGGAGATCCTCGACGCGCTGGCAGACGACCTCCGCGAGGTGTCGGATGCGCTGCGGGCTCCGGACGCCCCCGGTGCACGGCGGGTGGTCGCGGAGACGATCAAGCAGGGGAACGACGGTGTCGAGCGCCTGCCGGGCAAGCATGGCCAGAACCATCGCTTCGAGAGCCTCGTCGTCATGGTCGACGACACCGCCGGCCAGCTCGGGCGACTGTTCGGAGAACTGGGCGAGCTCGGTGTCAACGTCGAGGATCTGCGCCTCGAGCACTCGCCTGGTGCGCAGTTCGGCCTCGCCGAGATCAGCGTCGACCCTGCGGCGCTGCACGGTGCGATCACCGGACTCCAGGAACGCGGCTGGCGGATTGCAGGGGCGACCAATGACTGA
- the cmk gene encoding (d)CMP kinase — MTDFIAIDGPAGSGKSSVSKAVARRLGFGYLDTGSAYRALAWHVLDRGADTDDADSVRVAASDFPVRLGLDPDDRTVLVGDADVTDAIRESRVSGAVSGVARVPEVREQVNRLFRTLVAEAPYPAVVVEGRDITTVVAPDAPVRILLTAAPEVRAARRAGELAGENAQAVAEALHKRDASDSAVVDFLNAADGVEVVDSTALDFPQTIDAVLAVIERLRGAHRG, encoded by the coding sequence ATGACTGACTTCATCGCGATCGACGGGCCCGCGGGTTCCGGCAAGTCGAGTGTCTCGAAAGCCGTCGCTCGACGGCTCGGTTTCGGCTATCTCGACACGGGATCGGCCTATCGGGCCCTCGCCTGGCACGTCCTCGACCGCGGTGCGGACACCGACGATGCGGATTCGGTGCGCGTCGCAGCATCCGACTTCCCGGTCCGGCTGGGGCTCGACCCCGACGACCGTACGGTGCTCGTCGGCGATGCCGACGTCACCGACGCGATCAGGGAGTCGCGGGTCTCCGGTGCCGTGAGCGGTGTCGCGCGCGTGCCCGAGGTGCGCGAGCAGGTCAACCGCCTGTTCCGCACGCTCGTCGCCGAGGCCCCCTACCCGGCCGTCGTCGTGGAGGGCCGTGACATCACCACCGTCGTCGCGCCCGACGCCCCTGTTCGGATCCTGCTCACCGCCGCGCCCGAGGTGCGTGCAGCGCGCCGCGCCGGTGAGCTCGCGGGCGAGAACGCCCAGGCCGTCGCCGAGGCGCTGCACAAGCGCGACGCCTCAGACAGTGCGGTCGTCGACTTCCTCAACGCCGCGGACGGCGTCGAGGTCGTCGACTCGACCGCGCTCGATTTCCCCCAGACCATCGACGCCGTACTCGCGGTGATCGAACGACTCCGAGGAGCACACCGTGGCTGA